A genomic segment from Triticum dicoccoides isolate Atlit2015 ecotype Zavitan chromosome 1A, WEW_v2.0, whole genome shotgun sequence encodes:
- the LOC119292958 gene encoding protein phosphatase 2C 51-like, with translation MRQAVGAGDEGLSRKVAVAAGDADGATAARRRRRLELRPHGRKVASGEDEPAKKATDGSKSESSADVGRGIWLPACLSHGAVSVIGRRREMEDAVAVERTFLASSPDACGGGDEGSGGEEDFFAVYDGHGGARVAEACRERMHVVLAEEVERLRCRPGARGWKEALEASFARVDGEVVAGAGADDDEESRSRTVGSTAVVAVVGRRRIVVANCGDSRAVLSRGGVAVPLSTDHKPDRPDELQRVEAAGGRVINWNGSRVLGVLSTSRSIGDYYLKPYVSAEPEVTAVERTGKDEFLVLASDGLWDVVSNDEACRVARSCLTGRAAAVFPESVAGRSAADAAALLAELAITRGSKDNISVVVVELKRLKSRVGRRAIGGEVQL, from the exons ATGAGGCAGGCGGTGGGCGCCGGTGACGAGGGGCTGTCGCGGAAGGTCGCCGTGGCGGCCGGGGACGCCGACGGGGCGACGGCcgcgcgccgtcgccgccggctcGAGCTCCGGCCGCACGGGCGGAAGGTGGCGTCGGGCGAGGACGAGCCGGCGAAGAAGGCCACGGACGGGTCCAAGTCCGAGTCCTCCGCGGACGTGGGCCGCGGGATCTGGCTGCCCGCGTGCCTGTCGCACGGCGCGGTGTCCGTGATCGGCCGGCGCCGGGAGATGGAGGACGCCGTGGCCGTCGAGCGCACCTTCCTGGCCTCCTCGCCGGACGCGTGCGGGGGAGGCGACGAGGGCAGCGGCGGGGAGGAGGACTTCTTCGCGGTGTACGACGGCCACGGcggggcgcgggtggcggaggcgtGCCGGGAGCGGATGCACGTGGTGCTGGCGGAGGAGGTGGAGCGGCTGCGGTGCCGCCCCGGCGCGCGCGGCTGGAAGGAGGCCCTGGAGGCCAGCTTCGCGAGGGTGGACGGCGAGGTCGTGGCCGGCGCGGGcgccgacgacgacgaggagtCGCGCTCCCGCACCGTGGGGTCGACCGCCGTGGTGGCCGTGGTGGGGCGCCGTCGCATCGTCGTCGCCAACTGCGGCGACTCGCGCGCCGTGCTGTCCCGCGGTGGCGTGGCCGTGCCGCTCTCCACTGACCACAAG CCAGATCGACCGGACGAGTTGCAGAGGGTGGAAGCGGCTGGCGGCAGGGTGATCAACTGGAACGGGTCCCGTGTCCTAGGGGTCCTATCCACCTCCAGATCCATTG GGGACTACTACCTGAAGCCGTACGTGAGCGCGGAGCCGGAGGTGACGGCGGTGGAGAGGACGGGCAAGGACGAGTTCCTGGTGCTGGCCAGTGACGGGCTGTGGGACGTGGTGTCCAACGACGAGGCGTGCCGGGTGGCGCGGAGCTGTCTCACCGGCCGTGCCGCCGCCGTGTTCCCGGAGTCTGTGGCCGGGCGcagcgccgccgacgccgccgcgctgCTCGCCGAGCTCGCCATCACCCGCGGCAGCAAGGACAACATCAGCGTCGTCGTGGTTGAGCTGAAGCGGCTCAAGAGCAGGGTAGGGCGTCGAGCCATCGGAGGCGAGGTGCAGTTGTAG